The Thermoanaerobaculales bacterium genome contains a region encoding:
- a CDS encoding ferritin-like domain-containing protein, with protein MADRTKSIELLNAAIADELATIHQYMYFHFRLDDLGYAPLATLLRQTAIQEMLHAEQIAERILFLGGEVEMKVGREVEKIHDAHEMVARAKQLEQEAIDMYNRFAAEAGNIPDSGSKKLFEALVDEEELHWDQFDQQAEHIERFGEQYLALQSFQGEGGPGGQPPA; from the coding sequence ATGGCAGACCGGACGAAGAGCATCGAGCTGCTCAACGCGGCGATCGCCGACGAGCTCGCGACCATCCACCAGTACATGTACTTCCACTTCCGGCTCGACGACCTCGGCTACGCGCCGCTGGCGACCCTGCTCAGGCAGACCGCGATCCAGGAGATGCTCCACGCCGAGCAGATCGCCGAGCGCATCCTCTTCCTCGGCGGCGAGGTCGAGATGAAGGTCGGCCGCGAGGTGGAGAAGATCCACGACGCGCACGAGATGGTCGCCCGGGCCAAGCAGCTCGAGCAGGAGGCCATCGACATGTACAACCGGTTTGCCGCCGAGGCCGGCAACATCCCGGACTCCGGATCGAAGAAGCTGTTCGAGGCGCTGGTCGATGAGGAAGAGCTCCACTGGGACCAGTTCGACCAGCAGGCCGAGCACATCGAGCGCTTCGGCGAGCAGTACCTCGCGTTGCAGTCGTTCCAGGGGGAGGGCGGGCCGGGCGGTCAGCCGCCAGCGTGA
- a CDS encoding phage holin family protein: MRFIVHWLVIALALWVTATILPGVEVSSWQALAVAAIVLGLLNALVRPILVLLTLPITVLTLGLFYLIVNGFTFLLASKLVPGFEVAGFWWAVLGALVVSLVSWFVGSFAGKR, from the coding sequence ATGAGGTTCATCGTCCACTGGCTGGTGATCGCCCTCGCGCTGTGGGTGACCGCGACCATCCTGCCCGGAGTCGAGGTGAGCTCCTGGCAGGCGCTGGCGGTCGCGGCGATCGTGCTCGGCCTGCTCAACGCCCTGGTGCGCCCGATCCTGGTGCTGCTGACCCTGCCGATCACGGTGCTGACCCTCGGCCTCTTCTACCTGATCGTCAACGGCTTCACCTTCCTGCTGGCGTCCAAGCTGGTGCCCGGCTTCGAGGTCGCCGGCTTCTGGTGGGCCGTGCTGGGCGCCCTGGTGGTGAGCCTGGTGTCGTGGTTCGTGGGCAGCTTCGCCGGCAAGCGGTGA
- the cydB gene encoding cytochrome d ubiquinol oxidase subunit II yields MDWATLCVIWFALEGVLLTGYAILDGFDLGIGILHPFAPKTEEERRVAINSIGPLWDGNEVWLVTFGGALFAAFPEAYATVFSGFYSAFMLLLFALIFRAVSMEFRSKVASPRWQRFWDWSFFGGSALATLLFGVAVGNAILGIPLDHRGDFTGTLLDQLGPYPVLVGAMTVALFAMHGGLFLYLKTEGAFQARLRDWMWRSWGLFLVTYMLTTMYTLVEVPRATANFEHWPLAAAVVIVNVLAVANIPRCLHWGRPGQAFISSCVVIATLTLLFGLALYPNLVTASNDPANSVTIFSAASSPKTLTIMLIIAAVGMPFVLAYTGIIYWAFRGKVRLDEHSY; encoded by the coding sequence GTGGACTGGGCCACACTGTGCGTGATCTGGTTCGCACTCGAGGGCGTGCTGCTCACCGGCTACGCCATTCTCGACGGCTTCGACCTCGGCATCGGCATCCTCCATCCGTTCGCGCCGAAGACCGAGGAGGAACGGCGGGTCGCCATCAACTCGATCGGACCGCTCTGGGACGGCAACGAGGTCTGGCTGGTGACCTTCGGCGGGGCGCTGTTCGCCGCCTTTCCTGAAGCCTACGCGACGGTGTTCTCGGGCTTCTACAGCGCCTTCATGCTGCTGCTGTTCGCGCTGATCTTCCGCGCGGTGTCGATGGAGTTCCGCTCCAAGGTGGCAAGCCCGCGCTGGCAGCGGTTCTGGGACTGGAGCTTCTTCGGCGGCTCGGCCCTCGCCACCCTGCTGTTCGGCGTCGCCGTCGGCAACGCGATCCTCGGCATCCCGCTCGACCACCGGGGCGACTTCACCGGCACGCTGCTCGACCAGCTGGGCCCCTACCCGGTCCTGGTCGGAGCGATGACCGTCGCGCTGTTCGCGATGCACGGGGGGCTGTTCCTGTACCTCAAGACCGAGGGCGCCTTCCAGGCGCGGCTGCGCGACTGGATGTGGCGAAGCTGGGGGCTCTTCCTGGTCACCTACATGCTGACGACCATGTACACCCTGGTGGAGGTCCCCCGTGCGACCGCCAACTTCGAGCACTGGCCGTTGGCGGCCGCGGTGGTGATCGTCAACGTCCTGGCCGTCGCCAACATCCCGCGCTGCCTGCACTGGGGACGGCCGGGACAGGCGTTCATATCGAGCTGTGTCGTGATCGCGACCTTGACGCTGTTGTTCGGGCTCGCGCTCTATCCTAACCTGGTGACGGCGAGCAACGATCCGGCCAACTCGGTCACCATCTTCAGCGCCGCCTCGAGCCCCAAGACGCTGACCATCATGCTGATCATCGCCGCGGTGGGCATGCCGTTCGTGCTGGCCTACACCGGGATCATCTACTGGGCCTTCCGCGGCAAGGTACGGCTCGACGAGCACAGCTACTAG
- a CDS encoding DUF3365 domain-containing protein translates to MRHLVIVVVGCCLVVAGCSRGPEPASEVTAAVEWQPVAAGDMTPAQQAQQELVATATNSMMAELLGELHAALDSGGGPAGIEACRLKAPEIAARVSEEYGVAIGRTSDRLRNPANTMPAWAVRTVADGIAEPTFLAGPGGELGAMLPIRLRAECEMCHGLAESIAEDIQRAIATFYPDDRAVGFVEGDLRGWIWVEVPRGEPETAL, encoded by the coding sequence ATGAGGCATCTGGTCATCGTCGTTGTAGGGTGCTGCCTGGTGGTCGCTGGCTGCTCGCGCGGTCCCGAGCCGGCGTCCGAGGTCACGGCCGCTGTCGAGTGGCAGCCGGTCGCGGCGGGCGACATGACCCCGGCCCAGCAAGCGCAGCAGGAGCTGGTGGCGACGGCGACCAACTCGATGATGGCGGAGCTGTTGGGCGAGCTCCACGCGGCCCTCGACTCCGGCGGCGGCCCTGCCGGGATCGAGGCGTGCCGCTTGAAGGCGCCCGAGATCGCGGCCCGGGTCTCCGAGGAGTACGGGGTCGCGATCGGCCGCACCTCTGATCGCCTGCGCAACCCCGCCAACACGATGCCCGCATGGGCGGTGCGGACGGTCGCGGACGGGATCGCCGAGCCGACCTTCCTCGCCGGCCCCGGCGGCGAGCTGGGGGCCATGCTGCCGATCCGGCTGCGGGCCGAGTGCGAGATGTGCCACGGGCTGGCCGAGTCGATCGCCGAGGACATCCAGCGAGCCATCGCCACCTTCTATCCGGACGACCGGGCGGTGGGCTTCGTCGAGGGAGACCTGCGCGGCTGGATCTGGGTCGAGGTCCCCCGCGGCGAGCCCGAAACCGCGCTCTGA
- a CDS encoding cytochrome ubiquinol oxidase subunit I, translated as MDVVLLARLQFALTIAFHYIFPPLTIGMGVVMVFLEARYLATGDRIYEVAARFWTRIFALNFAIGVATGIVMEFQFGTNWAAYSRFVGDVFGSALAAEGIFAFFLESGFLALLVFGWDRISPKMHFFSTCMVALGSIFSSVWIVVANSWQQTPAGHHIVPLLRDGRPLVIDGEPVLRAEIVDFWALVFNPSTVHRLVHVWIGAFILGSFFIMSISAYYLLRRRHVEFARRSLEGALLFATIASLAAVVSGHFQARTVYRYQPAKLAAFEAHYRTGPADLSLIGVPDDAAERIRFNLAIPGGLSFLVHDDFDQPVVGLDRFRPADRPPVLLSFASYHVMIGLGTLFVVVTLLAAFLYWRRRLFETRWLLWVLVFAVAGPVIANELGWVAAEVGRQPWIVHPPVAWTEGGDLVVGPDGVVSYDESLGLRTADAVSPAVEASQVAASIAAFGLIYACLLAVWLYLLDKKIRHGPEPLAAPDAAGREGVVAVAARLQDHSDSLTGSAES; from the coding sequence ATGGATGTCGTGCTGCTGGCGCGCCTGCAGTTTGCGCTGACGATCGCCTTTCACTACATCTTCCCGCCGCTGACCATCGGCATGGGCGTGGTGATGGTCTTCCTCGAGGCCCGCTACCTCGCCACCGGTGACCGCATCTACGAGGTCGCGGCTCGCTTCTGGACCCGGATCTTCGCCCTCAACTTCGCGATCGGCGTCGCCACCGGGATCGTCATGGAGTTCCAGTTCGGCACCAACTGGGCCGCGTACTCCCGTTTCGTCGGCGACGTCTTCGGCTCGGCGCTGGCCGCCGAGGGGATCTTCGCGTTCTTCCTCGAGTCCGGCTTCCTCGCCCTGCTGGTCTTCGGCTGGGACCGGATCTCGCCCAAGATGCACTTCTTCTCGACCTGCATGGTGGCGCTCGGATCGATCTTCTCCTCGGTGTGGATCGTCGTCGCCAACAGCTGGCAGCAGACGCCCGCCGGCCACCACATCGTGCCCCTGCTGCGCGACGGCAGGCCCCTGGTCATCGACGGCGAGCCGGTGCTGCGGGCCGAGATCGTCGACTTCTGGGCGCTGGTCTTCAACCCCTCGACGGTTCATCGGCTGGTCCACGTCTGGATCGGCGCCTTCATCCTCGGCTCGTTCTTCATCATGTCGATCTCGGCCTACTACCTGCTGCGGCGCCGCCACGTCGAGTTCGCGAGGCGGTCGCTCGAGGGCGCGCTGCTGTTCGCCACCATCGCGTCGCTCGCCGCGGTCGTCTCGGGCCACTTCCAGGCGCGGACGGTCTATCGGTACCAGCCGGCGAAGCTCGCCGCCTTCGAGGCCCACTACCGGACCGGGCCGGCCGACCTGAGCCTGATCGGCGTGCCCGACGACGCCGCCGAGAGGATCCGCTTCAACCTGGCGATCCCGGGCGGCCTGAGCTTCCTCGTCCACGACGACTTCGATCAGCCGGTGGTCGGGCTCGACCGCTTCCGGCCCGCCGACCGCCCGCCGGTCCTGCTCTCCTTCGCCAGCTACCACGTCATGATCGGCCTCGGCACGCTGTTCGTGGTCGTCACCCTGCTCGCCGCCTTCCTGTACTGGCGCCGGCGCCTCTTCGAGACCCGCTGGCTGCTGTGGGTGCTGGTGTTCGCGGTGGCCGGCCCGGTCATCGCCAACGAGCTCGGCTGGGTCGCCGCCGAGGTCGGCCGCCAGCCCTGGATCGTCCACCCGCCGGTGGCGTGGACCGAGGGCGGCGATCTGGTGGTCGGACCCGACGGGGTCGTGAGCTACGACGAGTCGCTCGGCCTGCGCACCGCCGACGCGGTCAGCCCGGCGGTCGAGGCCTCCCAGGTCGCGGCGTCCATCGCGGCCTTCGGCCTCATCTACGCCTGCCTGCTCGCGGTGTGGCTCTACCTGCTGGACAAGAAGATCCGTCACGGCCCGGAGCCGCTGGCGGCACCCGACGCCGCCGGCCGTGAGGGAGTCGTCGCGGTCGCGGCCCGCCTCCAGGATCATTCGGACTCGCTGACCGGGTCGGCCGAAAGCTGA
- a CDS encoding sulfite exporter TauE/SafE family protein translates to MTPELVALVITAASIGVGHTLLGPDHYLPFVVLARARGWSRPFTVLVTTLCGIGHVGSSVVLGMVGIALGIAVARVEGIESARGDIAAWLLTAFGLVYMVWGLRRAARHRTHSHVHAHADGETHVHLHDHEQAHLHPHDHGRETPSLTPWVLFTIFVFGPCEPLIPILMYPAAADSAFGVALVAGVFGAATILTMLAIVLLLSFGLSRIPTRGLERYSHALAGLAIFLCGVAIHLGL, encoded by the coding sequence GTGACACCCGAGCTCGTTGCCCTGGTGATCACCGCCGCCTCCATCGGTGTCGGACACACCCTGCTCGGACCCGACCACTACCTGCCGTTCGTCGTCCTCGCCCGCGCCCGCGGCTGGTCCAGGCCCTTCACCGTTCTCGTCACCACGCTGTGCGGCATCGGCCACGTCGGCTCGTCGGTTGTTCTGGGCATGGTCGGCATTGCCCTCGGCATCGCCGTGGCCAGGGTCGAGGGAATTGAGTCCGCCCGCGGCGACATCGCCGCCTGGCTCCTCACCGCCTTCGGGCTCGTTTACATGGTCTGGGGCCTCCGGCGCGCGGCCCGCCACCGCACCCACAGCCACGTCCATGCCCACGCCGACGGCGAAACCCACGTCCACCTGCACGATCACGAGCAGGCTCACCTCCATCCCCACGACCATGGCCGGGAGACGCCGTCCCTCACGCCCTGGGTGCTGTTTACCATCTTCGTGTTCGGCCCGTGCGAGCCGCTGATCCCGATCCTGATGTACCCCGCCGCGGCGGACAGCGCTTTCGGCGTCGCGCTGGTGGCCGGCGTGTTCGGCGCCGCGACCATCCTGACCATGCTGGCGATCGTGCTGCTGCTGTCCTTCGGGCTCAGCCGGATCCCGACCCGCGGCCTCGAGCGCTACTCGCACGCACTCGCCGGCCTCGCGATCTTCCTCTGCGGCGTGGCGATCCACCTCGGCTTGTGA
- a CDS encoding methyltransferase domain-containing protein: MPHSVCPWWIGYALLSPFRRWGQDPRRILEPLVRPGMTVVDVGCAMGFFTLPMARLVGPTGRVVAVDLQARMLRTLERRARRADLSTIIETRGCAADSLGLTDLAGRVDFALLFAVAHEVPDVQCLMAELAALLSPTGRALLAEPSGHVTAEELDAELAAAEAAGLTVETRPTIARSRAVLLALARGGC; the protein is encoded by the coding sequence ATGCCGCACAGCGTGTGCCCGTGGTGGATCGGCTACGCCCTGTTGAGCCCATTCCGCAGGTGGGGGCAAGACCCGAGGCGGATCCTCGAGCCGCTGGTGAGGCCCGGCATGACGGTGGTCGACGTCGGCTGCGCGATGGGCTTCTTCACGCTCCCCATGGCGAGGCTCGTCGGGCCGACCGGCCGGGTGGTCGCGGTCGATCTGCAGGCGCGCATGCTGCGCACGCTCGAGCGGCGCGCCCGCCGCGCCGATCTGTCGACGATCATCGAGACGCGCGGCTGCGCTGCGGACAGCCTCGGGCTCACCGATCTCGCCGGCCGAGTCGACTTCGCACTGCTCTTCGCCGTCGCGCACGAGGTTCCGGATGTGCAGTGTCTGATGGCCGAGCTTGCGGCGCTCCTGTCGCCGACGGGCCGCGCACTCCTGGCCGAGCCGTCGGGTCACGTGACGGCGGAGGAGCTCGACGCTGAGCTCGCGGCGGCCGAGGCCGCTGGCCTCACCGTGGAGACCCGGCCCACGATCGCGCGATCACGGGCGGTGCTGCTCGCCCTGGCTCGCGGTGGCTGCTGA
- a CDS encoding type II toxin-antitoxin system RelE/ParE family toxin, with protein MIDNRQPTVYTHAVIRTWRHKGLKEFFEKGRSRRVRPDLQARVLLMLDALDAATMPSDLWIPGFDFHQLRGFRPPRYSIHVNGPWCITFEIREGDALRVDLEQYH; from the coding sequence ATGATTGACAACAGACAACCGACGGTTTACACTCATGCCGTGATACGAACGTGGCGGCACAAGGGCCTGAAGGAGTTCTTCGAGAAAGGCCGGAGCCGTCGAGTTCGTCCTGACCTGCAGGCGCGAGTGCTTCTGATGCTCGACGCGCTGGACGCGGCGACCATGCCATCGGATCTCTGGATTCCGGGGTTCGATTTCCACCAACTGCGGGGGTTTCGGCCGCCGCGTTACTCGATCCACGTCAACGGCCCGTGGTGTATCACCTTCGAGATTCGGGAAGGTGACGCACTCCGAGTGGACCTGGAGCAGTACCATTGA
- a CDS encoding NAD(P)-dependent alcohol dehydrogenase — MRAIEIRGGFGLDNLQLGERPDPAPGPGEVLLRMRAVSLNYRDLMTVEGSYNPRQPLPLVPCSDGVGEVAAVGEGVSRVAVGDRVATLFSQGRMGGRPTVEELRATLGGPLDGTLAELMVLPERGVIRVPEHLSDAEAATLPCAALTAWSALVEQGRVAAGDTVLVQGTGGVSIFALQFAQMLGARVIVLSSSDDKLVKARRLGAWQEINYLDDPQWGKTVRELTGGVGVDHIVEVGGAGTLAQSLQAIRVGGEISLVGVLAGGASELSIVPVFMKCVRIQGLLVGSRQAFERMNRAVAQHELRPVVDGVFPFAQARAAFEHLRSGAHFGKVCIGIE, encoded by the coding sequence ATGCGGGCCATCGAGATTCGGGGCGGGTTCGGGCTCGACAACCTGCAGCTCGGCGAGCGGCCGGATCCCGCGCCCGGCCCCGGCGAGGTGCTGCTCAGGATGCGCGCAGTCTCGCTCAACTACCGCGACCTGATGACCGTCGAGGGCAGCTACAACCCGCGGCAGCCGCTGCCGCTGGTCCCGTGCTCGGACGGGGTGGGGGAGGTGGCGGCTGTGGGCGAGGGGGTGAGCCGGGTCGCCGTCGGCGATCGCGTCGCGACCCTGTTCTCGCAGGGCCGGATGGGCGGCCGGCCGACCGTCGAGGAGCTCCGCGCGACGCTGGGTGGGCCGCTCGACGGCACCCTGGCCGAGCTCATGGTGCTGCCCGAGCGGGGGGTGATCCGCGTCCCCGAGCACCTCAGCGACGCCGAGGCCGCGACCCTGCCGTGCGCCGCGCTGACCGCATGGAGCGCGCTCGTCGAGCAGGGCCGGGTGGCCGCCGGCGACACGGTGCTGGTCCAGGGCACCGGCGGCGTGTCGATCTTCGCGCTGCAGTTCGCGCAGATGCTCGGCGCGCGCGTCATCGTCCTGTCGAGCAGCGACGACAAGCTGGTGAAGGCGCGGCGGCTCGGCGCCTGGCAGGAGATCAACTACCTCGACGACCCGCAGTGGGGCAAGACCGTCCGGGAGCTCACCGGAGGGGTGGGCGTCGATCACATCGTCGAGGTCGGAGGGGCCGGCACGCTGGCGCAGTCGCTGCAGGCGATCCGGGTCGGCGGGGAGATCTCGCTGGTCGGCGTCCTGGCGGGCGGGGCGTCGGAGCTCAGCATCGTGCCGGTGTTCATGAAGTGCGTCCGGATCCAGGGGCTGCTGGTGGGCTCACGGCAGGCGTTCGAGCGGATGAACCGCGCCGTCGCCCAGCACGAGCTGCGGCCCGTGGTGGATGGCGTGTTCCCGTTCGCCCAGGCCCGGGCCGCGTTCGAGCACCTGCGGTCGGGCGCCCATTTCGGCAAGGTCTGCATCGGCATCGAGTGA
- a CDS encoding HigA family addiction module antitoxin — MADVRGRTPNHPGTLLREIVLPAMRVSIAQAAREMGISRQQLHKILSGNGRVTPEMAARLGKYCGNGPQLWLNMQNAFDLWHAQHALAAELGEIPCRAVG; from the coding sequence GTGGCTGACGTCAGGGGCAGGACCCCGAATCACCCCGGCACTCTGTTGCGCGAGATCGTGCTGCCCGCGATGCGCGTGAGCATCGCGCAGGCCGCTCGCGAGATGGGTATCAGCCGGCAGCAGCTGCACAAGATCCTCAGCGGCAACGGCAGGGTGACGCCGGAGATGGCCGCGCGGCTCGGCAAGTACTGCGGCAACGGCCCGCAGCTCTGGCTCAACATGCAGAACGCCTTCGATCTCTGGCACGCCCAGCACGCTCTCGCTGCCGAGCTCGGCGAAATCCCATGCCGAGCGGTGGGATAG
- the glpK gene encoding glycerol kinase GlpK — protein sequence MAEFVGAIDQGTTSTRFMVFDGNGTPVASRQLEHEQILPRPGWVEHDPVEIFERTATVVRGALSNAGLDASNLAAIGLTNQRETTVVWDPVTGRPWCNAIVWQDTRTDQLMRELEASGQGDRIRAVSGLPPATYFSAGKIRWILDHVDGVRKAAGRGRALFGTIDSWLLWNLTGGVHGGVHATDITNASRTMLMSLRSLEWDDGLLEALGIPRPMLPAIHPSASEFGETSELGPFGRRVPIRAVLGDQQAATVGQACFRPGEAKNTYGTGNFMLMNTGGEIVPSKAGLLTTVCYGFEGSPAAYALEGSVAVTGAAVQWLRDQIGLIGSAAEIEGLAGRVADNGGVYFVPAFSGLFAPYWRSDARGVIVGLTRYSERGHLARATLEAICFQTRDVLHAMEQDSGIALEVIKADGGATANDTLMQLQADILGVSVVRPRITETTSLGVASAAGLASGLWSDLEQIRQNWKVDRRWDPSWSADRREAAYRGWRRAVDRTLDLA from the coding sequence ATGGCGGAGTTCGTCGGAGCGATCGACCAGGGAACGACGAGCACGCGCTTCATGGTCTTCGACGGCAACGGCACGCCGGTCGCGAGCCGCCAGCTCGAGCACGAGCAGATCCTCCCCCGCCCCGGCTGGGTCGAGCACGATCCGGTCGAGATCTTCGAGCGCACCGCGACCGTCGTCCGGGGGGCCCTGTCGAACGCCGGGCTCGACGCCTCGAACCTGGCGGCGATCGGCCTCACCAACCAGCGGGAGACGACGGTGGTGTGGGACCCGGTGACCGGCCGGCCCTGGTGCAACGCCATCGTCTGGCAGGACACCCGGACCGACCAGCTGATGCGCGAGCTCGAGGCGTCCGGACAGGGCGACCGGATCCGGGCGGTCTCCGGCCTGCCGCCCGCCACCTACTTCTCGGCCGGCAAGATCCGCTGGATCCTCGACCATGTCGACGGCGTTCGGAAAGCCGCCGGCCGCGGCCGGGCGCTGTTCGGGACCATCGACAGCTGGCTGCTGTGGAACCTCACCGGCGGCGTTCACGGCGGCGTGCACGCAACCGACATCACCAACGCCAGCCGGACGATGCTGATGTCGCTGCGGTCTCTCGAGTGGGACGACGGCCTGCTCGAGGCGCTCGGCATCCCTCGCCCGATGCTTCCCGCCATCCACCCGTCGGCCTCGGAGTTCGGCGAGACGTCGGAGCTTGGGCCGTTCGGGCGCCGGGTGCCGATCCGCGCCGTCCTCGGCGACCAGCAGGCCGCCACCGTCGGCCAGGCCTGCTTTCGCCCCGGCGAGGCGAAGAACACCTACGGCACCGGCAACTTCATGCTCATGAACACCGGCGGCGAGATCGTGCCATCCAAGGCCGGGCTTCTGACCACGGTCTGCTACGGTTTCGAGGGCAGCCCGGCTGCCTACGCGCTCGAGGGGTCGGTCGCTGTCACCGGTGCCGCGGTGCAGTGGCTGCGTGACCAGATCGGCCTCATCGGCAGCGCCGCCGAGATCGAGGGCCTCGCGGGCCGCGTCGCGGACAACGGCGGCGTCTACTTCGTGCCCGCGTTCTCCGGGCTGTTCGCGCCCTACTGGCGCTCCGACGCCCGCGGCGTGATCGTCGGCCTCACCCGGTACAGCGAGCGCGGCCACCTGGCGCGGGCGACGCTCGAGGCCATCTGCTTCCAGACCCGCGACGTGCTGCACGCGATGGAGCAGGACTCCGGGATCGCCCTCGAGGTCATCAAGGCGGACGGCGGCGCCACCGCGAACGACACTCTGATGCAGCTCCAGGCCGACATCCTCGGCGTGTCCGTGGTGCGGCCCCGGATCACGGAGACCACGTCGCTGGGCGTCGCGTCCGCAGCCGGCCTCGCCTCGGGGCTGTGGAGCGACCTCGAGCAGATCCGACAGAACTGGAAGGTCGACCGCCGGTGGGACCCAAGCTGGTCCGCTGACCGCCGGGAGGCCGCCTACCGGGGTTGGAGGCGCGCAGTCGACAGGACTCTCGACCTGGCGTGA
- a CDS encoding STAS domain-containing protein, with product MVITKRLAGDVAILDLNGKLTIGVGDVALRGAMLTELEDGHTKIVINLKDVTAIDSSGLGELIRCKATAAAKNAGIKLLHANLKARKLLTMSGLVGVFEMFDDEEMAVASFSA from the coding sequence ATGGTCATCACGAAACGACTGGCCGGCGACGTCGCGATCCTGGATCTCAACGGCAAGCTCACGATCGGCGTGGGTGACGTCGCGCTTCGCGGTGCGATGCTCACCGAGCTCGAGGACGGCCACACGAAGATCGTGATCAACCTGAAGGATGTCACGGCCATTGACTCCTCCGGGCTCGGCGAGTTGATCCGCTGCAAAGCAACGGCGGCGGCGAAAAACGCCGGAATCAAGCTGCTGCACGCCAACCTGAAGGCGCGCAAGCTGCTCACGATGTCCGGCCTCGTGGGCGTCTTTGAGATGTTCGACGACGAGGAGATGGCCGTCGCGTCCTTCTCGGCCTGA